The Puntigrus tetrazona isolate hp1 chromosome 16, ASM1883169v1, whole genome shotgun sequence genome includes a region encoding these proteins:
- the LOC122360930 gene encoding NADH dehydrogenase [ubiquinone] 1 beta subcomplex subunit 9-like isoform X2 produces the protein MAAAYLTHHQKVLRLYKKSLRHIESWCIFRDKYRFYACLLRARFDENKHEKDMMKATMMLKAGEEEFWDNQHPQPYVFPDSPGGTSYERYECYKIPEWCLDHWHPSEKAMYPDYFAKREQWKKLRVQSWEKEPEHTADYYHHGSSHHTTSPAAASRNPC, from the exons ATGGCGGCTGCCTACTTGACTCACCATCAGAAGGTCCTGCGACTTTACAAGAAATCACTTAGACACATCGAGTCATGGTGTATTTTCAG GGATAAATACCGCTTCTATGCATGTTTGCTGCGAGCACGCTTTGATGAGAACAAGCATGAGAAGGACATGATGAAGGCCACCATGATGCTGAAGGCAGGTGAGGAGGAATTCTGGGACAATCAGCACCCGCAACCCTACGTGTTCCCAGACTCACCTGGAGGAACATCCTATGAAAGATATGAGTGCTACAAA ATTCCTGAATGGTGTCTGGATCACTGGCATCCCTCAGAGAAAGCCATGTACCCTGATTACTTTGCTAAGAGGGAGCAGTGGAAAAAGCTGCGGGTTCAGAGCTGGGAAAAAGAG CCAGAACACACAGCAGATTATTATCATCATGGATCCTCTCACCATACAACTA gTCCAGCAGCTGCAAGCCGAAACCCCTGCTGA
- the LOC122360930 gene encoding NADH dehydrogenase [ubiquinone] 1 beta subcomplex subunit 9-like isoform X3 → MAAAYLTHHQKVLRLYKKSLRHIESWCIFRDKYRFYACLLRARFDENKHEKDMMKATMMLKAGEEEFWDNQHPQPYVFPDSPGGTSYERYECYKIPEWCLDHWHPSEKAMYPDYFAKREQWKKLRVQSWEKEVCMIMSERDLVEEELPSHS, encoded by the exons ATGGCGGCTGCCTACTTGACTCACCATCAGAAGGTCCTGCGACTTTACAAGAAATCACTTAGACACATCGAGTCATGGTGTATTTTCAG GGATAAATACCGCTTCTATGCATGTTTGCTGCGAGCACGCTTTGATGAGAACAAGCATGAGAAGGACATGATGAAGGCCACCATGATGCTGAAGGCAGGTGAGGAGGAATTCTGGGACAATCAGCACCCGCAACCCTACGTGTTCCCAGACTCACCTGGAGGAACATCCTATGAAAGATATGAGTGCTACAAA ATTCCTGAATGGTGTCTGGATCACTGGCATCCCTCAGAGAAAGCCATGTACCCTGATTACTTTGCTAAGAGGGAGCAGTGGAAAAAGCTGCGGGTTCAGAGCTGGGAAAAAGAGGTATGCATGATCATGTCTGAACGAGACCTTGTTGAAGAGGAGCTTCCATCACACTCATGA
- the LOC122360307 gene encoding LOW QUALITY PROTEIN: uncharacterized protein LOC122360307 (The sequence of the model RefSeq protein was modified relative to this genomic sequence to represent the inferred CDS: deleted 1 base in 1 codon) gives MADNQGLKRKSKHSGDPSRFKRCAHSSSSEVDVDVVDDTPLHMPQYEELLEVVTRAALVIEQEIESLLRKEAIEVVPPQAAESGFYSCYFIVPKKDGGLRPILDLRVLNRSVNRLKFKMLTIKHVVTQIRSEDWFVNIDLIDAYFHISILPQHRKFLRFAFGGVAYQYRVLPFGLALSLRTFTHKCMDAALIPLRLQGIRILNYIDDWLGLMAAASNVIPFGLLYMRPLQWWLRTKGFSPRGNPLRKIKVSRRAVRALDLWRNPWFLNQGPRLGALCRRTSLATDASLTGWGAVLNGRPAHGLWSDHHQKWHINLLEMLAVFRALKHFLPDLKGHHVLVHTDNTAVVSYINHQGGLRSRPLNKLAHQILVWSQDKICSLRVTYIPGHLNTGADTLSRQGLRPGEWMLHPDVVKQIWSRFYQVEVFASRGNAQCPLWFSLVHPAPLGLDAMSQAWPRRRLYAFPPIALLPEVLARVRQDGIRLLLVAPFWPGRVWFTDLIGLVDGHPWEIPLRPDLLSLAEGTIVHPRPELLKLWVWPL, from the exons atggCTGATAATCAGGGGCTAAAGAGAAAGTCAAAACATTCTGGTGATCCGTCACGTTTCAAGCGGTgcgctcactcttcctcctccgaggttgatgttgacgtggtggacgatACGCCATTGCACATGccccagtatgaggagctcttggaGGTCGTAACTCGTGCG gctctggtgatagAACAGGAAATAGAatccctgctcaggaaggaggccatcgaggtggtccctcctcagGCTGCggaatctgggttttacagctGCTATTTCATTGTTCCGAAGAAGGACGGGGGGTTGCGTCCCATcttagatctgagggtcttgaaccgctcagtcaacagactgaagttcaaaatgcttaccatcaagcatgtggtgactcaaatcagatccgaggactggtttgtcaacatagatctgatagacgcatacttccatatatccatccttcctcaacacaggaagtttctgaggttcgctttcgggggcgtagcataccaatatcgagtacttccgttcggcctagcactctcactcCGCACATTTACC Cacaagtgtatggatgcagctctgattccactgagactccagggcatccgcatactcaattatatcgacgattgg ctgggcctgatggcagctgcgtccaacgtgataccctttggcctgctgtacatgagacccctacagtggtggctcaggaccaaggggttctccccgaggggaaacccactccgcaaaatcaaagtgtcacgccgtgcagttcgggccttagacttgtggaggaatccttggttcctgaatcagggcccaaggttaggagctctatgtcgccgtACCTCCCTTGCGAcggatgcatccctaaccggttggggcgcagtgttgaacgggcgcccggcccacggtctgtggagcgatcaccaccagaagtggcatatcaatctgctagagatgttagctgtatttcgtgctttgaagcacttcctcccagacctgaaaggtcaccatgtgttggtgcacaccgacaacacagcggtggtctcttacatcaaccaccagggaggactgcgttcgcgccccttgaacaagctggcgcaccagatccttgtgtggtcccaggacaaaatctgctcgctgagagtgacctacatccctgggcatctcaatacgggagccgacaccctgtcgagacaggggttgaggccgggggaatggatgcttcaccccgacgtggtgaagcagatctggtcgagattttaccaggtAGAggtctttgcttctcgagggaatgcacaatgtcccctctggttttctctagttcatccagctcccctgggactggatgccatgtcacaggcgtggccaaggcgtcgcctgtacgcatttcctccgattgccctgctcccagaagttctggcgagagtgcgccaggacggaatcagactactgctagtagccccgttctggccgggccgagtatggttcacggacctcatcggcctagtagacggtcatccgtgggagatccccctgaggccggatctactctctcTGGCGgagggaacaatagttcaccctcgcccggagttactgaagctgtgggtgtggcccctg
- the LOC122360930 gene encoding NADH dehydrogenase [ubiquinone] 1 beta subcomplex subunit 9-like isoform X1 → MAAAYLTHHQKVLRLYKKSLRHIESWCIFRDKYRFYACLLRARFDENKHEKDMMKATMMLKAGEEEFWDNQHPQPYVFPDSPGGTSYERYECYKIPEWCLDHWHPSEKAMYPDYFAKREQWKKLRVQSWEKEVQQLQAETPADGPKSEVLPPARKEGDLPPLWWQFVTRPRERPM, encoded by the exons ATGGCGGCTGCCTACTTGACTCACCATCAGAAGGTCCTGCGACTTTACAAGAAATCACTTAGACACATCGAGTCATGGTGTATTTTCAG GGATAAATACCGCTTCTATGCATGTTTGCTGCGAGCACGCTTTGATGAGAACAAGCATGAGAAGGACATGATGAAGGCCACCATGATGCTGAAGGCAGGTGAGGAGGAATTCTGGGACAATCAGCACCCGCAACCCTACGTGTTCCCAGACTCACCTGGAGGAACATCCTATGAAAGATATGAGTGCTACAAA ATTCCTGAATGGTGTCTGGATCACTGGCATCCCTCAGAGAAAGCCATGTACCCTGATTACTTTGCTAAGAGGGAGCAGTGGAAAAAGCTGCGGGTTCAGAGCTGGGAAAAAGAG gTCCAGCAGCTGCAAGCCGAAACCCCTGCTGATGGCCCTAAATCTGAGGTCCTGCCTCCGGCCCGCAAAGAAGGAGACCTCCCACCCCTATGGTGGCAGTTTGTCACTCGTCCCAGAGAGCGTCCCATGTAA